The following is a genomic window from Clostridium fungisolvens.
ACAATTAAAGTTAGAAAAGTACCAAATACGGCTCCCACAATGACTTCCCATATACTATGAACTTCTGAATCCACTCTGCTCTGGGCAGTTATAAAAGCCATTAAGTAGCTAAGCATAATACACAAAGGTTCCTCAGTTATTAAGGCTATAGCAGTAGCCAGCGAAAATGCCAGTGCACTATGCCCACTAGGCATTCCACCTTTAAGAGGAGTACCTTCTCCAAAAAAAGCTTTAGCAGCTATTGTCATCAGGCATACAATTACTAAAACTATAAAAATAGTATATGGTTCTGACTGCCTTATCATTCCGATTGTATGATATGTCACATTGGTAAGTTTATCCCAAAATATCACATACCCAACCAAAATAGCATTTATTGCTGTAACTAATACTCCACCTGCTGCTGCATTTTTCGCAAGCTTTGCTAGTGGATGATAATAATTTGTAGTCATATCAACAACATGCTCTATGGCTGTATTCATGAGCTCTGCTGCAATAACCATAGTTATTGTTACTGCTAAAATAAGGAATTCGAACTTCTTAATATCATATATAAAACAAGCAGTAAGAACCACAAGGGCTACTGCTATATGAATCCTCATATTCCTTTGGGTCCTTACTGAATGTATAATACCGTTAATTGCATAATTGAAGCTATCAACCAATTTTCTTACCTTCATATTTTCCCCTATTAAACCTCTCTAGTTATATTTAATTTTCCAAGTATGCTTTCTTCTCTTTCTCTCATAATCTTTTTTTCATCTTCTGCCATATGATCATATCCTAAAAGGTGCAAAATAGAATGAACTACTAAATAGCAGCATTCTCTTGTAAAGGAGTGATTAAAATCTTCACTTTGTTCCTTTGCCTTCTCCAAAGACAGAACCACATCACCTAAAACTAGATCTCCTTCATTAAAGAAAGATGCATCAAAGTTATAATTTAAGTAAACATCCTTGTATACTTTCCCTTTAGGATAATCTAACATCGGAAAAGAAAGTACATCTGTTTCTCTATCTATATTCCTAGTTTCCTTGTTTATTTCTCTAATAGAATCATTATCTACAAAAATCACGCTTATCTCACAAGCTTTATCTACCAACTCTTCTTTAAGAGCTGTTAGTATTACTTCCTCAATTATTTTTTCAAAATCACTATCTACTGACATCTTATCTTGTCTATCATCTATGAAAATCATATTATCACTCCGTAAATCACTTTATATTAAGTCTAGTTATTTATTCTTTTTCATATATTAAATTAAAGCTTATCTTTCTCTGTTGGGTATTCTATTCTCTGATGGTATATTCCATTTAGTACTTTTAAAAAGCACTTAGAAATTTTATTAATATCTTTAAGGGTAAGATCACAGTTGTCAAGTTCCCCAGAGAACAATTTATCTTTTACTATCTTATTTACCATCTCTTCTATCTTGCCCTTTGTAGGATCGCTTATTGATCTAACTGAAGCTTCAACACTATCAGCGAGCATTATTATTCCAGCTTCCTTGCTCTCTGGCTTTGGTCCTGGATACCTAAAATCTTCTTCTTTTATTTCATCAGAATTTTCAGCATTATTTTTCATAGTTACATAAAAATATTTAACTAAAGTTGTTCCATGGTGTTGTTCAATTATATCCCTTATGACCTGTGGAAGATTATATTCTCGTGCTAGTTCTAACCCGTCTTTTACATGTGAGATTATTATGAGTGTACTCAAATTTGGAGTTATTTTATCATGAGGATTTTCTTTACCAATTTGATTTTCTTTAAAAAAGTATGGCCTTCTGGTTTTTCCTACATCGTGATAATAAGATCCAATTCTAGCTAACACTGGATTCCCCCCAACCTCTTCTGCTGCTACTTCAGATAGATTGGCAACCATCATGCTATGATGATACGTTCCTGGTGCCTCCATAAGCAGCTTCTTTAAGAGAGGATTGTTAGGGTTTGAAAGCTCTAAAAGCTTAACTGTAGTTACCACATCAAAGGTACTTTCGAAGAAAGGCAACA
Proteins encoded in this region:
- a CDS encoding diacylglycerol kinase; this translates as MKVRKLVDSFNYAINGIIHSVRTQRNMRIHIAVALVVLTACFIYDIKKFEFLILAVTITMVIAAELMNTAIEHVVDMTTNYYHPLAKLAKNAAAGGVLVTAINAILVGYVIFWDKLTNVTYHTIGMIRQSEPYTIFIVLVIVCLMTIAAKAFFGEGTPLKGGMPSGHSALAFSLATAIALITEEPLCIMLSYLMAFITAQSRVDSEVHSIWEVIVGAVFGTFLTLIVFKLFN
- the ybeY gene encoding rRNA maturation RNase YbeY, with protein sequence MIFIDDRQDKMSVDSDFEKIIEEVILTALKEELVDKACEISVIFVDNDSIREINKETRNIDRETDVLSFPMLDYPKGKVYKDVYLNYNFDASFFNEGDLVLGDVVLSLEKAKEQSEDFNHSFTRECCYLVVHSILHLLGYDHMAEDEKKIMREREESILGKLNITREV